In a genomic window of Macrobrachium rosenbergii isolate ZJJX-2024 chromosome 44, ASM4041242v1, whole genome shotgun sequence:
- the LOC136829613 gene encoding uncharacterized protein has translation MRSRREYADMSPEVAWGSFPTEAYKPEPLRCLKCQRFGHHSSHCTVKEKCGICSKPHSTKQCLDTYKTGETVISKCTNCSRQHHAWNKCCSAGPLGPTPKPKQQVESTRMEPQQSPPAIPLQYPPPRPRKQRRTLRRKVDYSPKPRETDPSTLPSDPNPLPPSRLETLPSLNFSSHPSPSSSDVPASASRESATTSSDTCITKIQRNLYNYRS, from the coding sequence CATGGGGATCTTTCCCTACTGAAGCCTACAAACCTGAGCCATTGAGATGCTTGAAGTGCCAGAGGTTTGGCCACCACAGCAGCCACTGCACAGTAAAGGAAAAGTGTGGAATATGCAGCAAACCTCACTCCACGAAACAGTGCCTCGACACCTACAAGACGGGAGAAACAGTGATAAGCAAGTGCACCAACTGTTCCCGTCAACACCATGCCTGGAACAAGTGCTGCAGTGCCGGACCGTTAGGGCCGACTCCTAAGCCGAAACAGCAAGTGGAATCTACGAGAATGGAACCACAGCAATCACCTCCAGCAATACCACTGCAATACCCACCACCCAGACCACGTAAGCAGCGTCGAACTCTGAGAAGAAAGGTCGACTACTCTCCAAAGCCACGTGAAACTGACCCATCTACCCTTCCTTCTGATCCAAACCCCCTTCCACCTTCCAGACTTGAAACTCTACCTTCCCTCAACTTTTCCTCACACCCATCTCCTTCCTCCTCCGATGTTCCAGCCAGTGCCAGCCGAGAGAGTGCCACAACAAGCAGTGACACATGTATAACCAAGATCCAGAGAAACTTGTATAACTATCGCAGTTGA